The proteins below come from a single Malus domestica chromosome 03, GDT2T_hap1 genomic window:
- the LOC103414785 gene encoding protein MET1, chloroplastic-like — protein MSLAPTSHLSLCSAPPMPRTSLTKQQNNHPLVFFPTKNFSVLSTSSSFLGARSVRLSIFLVKTSETESKPAESGSEGGGGGEGEGEGKPEAYEEYEVEVVQPYGLKFSKGRDGGTYIDAIAPGGSADKTGKFTVGDKVIATSAVFGDEIWPAAEYGRTMYTIRQRIGPLLMRMQKRYGNLDTSGELTEKEIIRAERNSGVISGRLRDIQMQNYMRKKEQKAQRESDLRQGLQLYKGGKYEEALEKFESVLGSKPELDEASIASYNVACCYSKLNQIQAGISALEDALKAGFEDFKRIRTDPDLENVRKSEEFDPLLKRFDESFINENAINAIKSIFGIFNKK, from the exons ATGTCTTTAGCTCCAACAAGTCACCTGTCTCTGTGTTCTGCACCGCCAATGCCAAGAACTTCTTTGACCAAGCAGCAGAACAACCACCCACTTGTGTTTTTTCCGACCAAGAATTTCTCAGTTCTGAGCACTTCAAGCAGTTTCCTCGGCGCCCGTTCGGTTAGACTGTCTATTTTCTTAGTAAAAACATCGGAAACTGAGTCGAAACCAGCAGAGAGTGGAagtgaaggaggaggaggaggagaaggagaaggagaaggaaaaccAGAAGCATATGAAGAGTATGAGGTGGAAGTGGTGCAGCCTTACGGGCTGAAATTCTCCAAGGGCCGAGATGGTGGAACTTACATTGATGCCATTGCGCCCGGTGGATCTGCTGACAAGACTGGCAAGTTCACTGTTGGGGATAAAGTTATTGCCACAAG TGCAGTTTTTGGGGATGAAATATGGCCTGCTGCCGAGTATGGGAGGACaatgtacactattcgccagaggATCGGTCCACTTCTCATGCGAATGCAGAAGAGATACG GCAATTTAGATACTTCAGGTGAATTAACGGAAAAGGAGATTATCAGAGCTGAGAGGAATTCTGGTGTAATTAGCGGAAGATTGAGGGATATCCAA ATGCAAAACTATATGAGGAAAAAGGAACAAAAAGCTCAGAGAGAAAGTGACCTTCGACAAGGCCTCCAGCTTTACAA GGGTGGCAAATATGAGGAAGCATTGGAGAAATTTGAATCTGTACTAGGATCAAAACCAGAGTTAGATGAAGCTTCCATTGCAAGTTACAATGTTGCTTGTTGTTATTCTAAGCTTAATCAG ATACAAGCTGGGATCTCAGCACTTGAGGATGCCTTGAAAGCTGGATTTGAAGACTTCAAG AGAATCCGGACTGATCCCGACCTAGAGAATGTAAGAAAATCTGAGGAATTTGATCCTCTATTGAAAAGATTTGACGAATCATTCATCAACGAGAATGCCATCAACGCAATCAAATCTATATTTGGCATTTTCAACAAGAAATAG
- the LOC103415437 gene encoding pumilio homolog 12-like isoform X3, which translates to MEEGRTELEFDEFEKLLGEIPNATSGNTHSDESGTKNASLSPICVNSCKGPLSEKLHNNGRIDGGRNSANKIQKSPVKRVQQDVTNLPDDQSLTSALTGLSFDGAVNMEAGSHVENSKSLQNYSFSMNGQIANSLKTQVSNMDTQVMVVPSFQAPNNIPCGFYEFDAINAGQESSNMLKFNFEELKKPQAAYSQPIENLSPGVPLAPAVQGFHFLSNVPAPGLQFPLTSDHQQQFFLDAQSRIPYLHSQQLNQNQISWRNMEEEQYYRMQQRYVYLQQLHDQRLEAQHLVQGNGNIASRLTCPTPRYPHFEVPISNRLEQSNQERIWNNYVVPRGPHQSNPALSYTDFNGIQVLDKVGKQSFPEKILTRSHGMNTLKAVKFGAIGTDEPLTHVSQNGKALPNGHFRHALSTQNTGCFQLDSLNTWGRIYLMAKDQHGCRFLQRKFSEGAQKDVENIFSEIIDHIVELMTDPFGNYLIQKLLEVCDEDQQMQILHSITKKPGELVRISCDMHGTRAVQKVIETLKIAEQFSMVVSSLKPGIVTLIKNTNGNHVAQRCLQYLTPEYREFLFAAATTNCVELATDRHGCCVLQKCLNHSDAEQRNRLICEITSNALILSQDPFGNYVVQFVFELQLPWATVHILDQLEGNYGDLSVQKYSSNVVEKSLKYADEERRTRIIQELIENPRLDQVMQDPYGNYVVQAALSQSKRWGFSMLVLLKFSLLFEQGILHSKLVDAIKPHVSVLRTSPYGKKILSSNILKK; encoded by the exons atggaagaaggaagaactgAACTAGAGTTTGATGAATTTGAGAAGCTTCTTGGTGAGATACCAAATGCTACTTCTGGGAACACACATTCTGATGAATCTGGAACAAAGAACGCGTCATTGTCTCCCATCTGTGTGAACTCCTGCAAGGGGCCATTGAGTGAAAAACTCCATAACAATGGGAGGATAGATGGGGGGAGGAACTCGGCAAATAAAATTCAGAAATCACCTGTGAAAAGGGTTCAACAAGATGTAACAAATCTACCTGATGATCAATCCTTAACGTCTGCACTCACAGGACTGAGCTTCGATGGTGCAGTGAATATGGAAGCTGGGAGTCATGTCGAAAATAGTAAATCCTTGCAGAACTACTCCTTTTCAATGAATGGCCAAATCGCAAACAGCTTAAAGACACAGGTTTCAAATATGGATACGCAGGTCATGGTTGTTCCCTCTTTCCAAGCACCAAATAACATACCTTGTGGATTTTATGAGTTTGATGCGATAAATGCAGGCCAAGAAAGTTCAAATATGTTAAAGTTCAATTTTGAAGAGCTTAAGAAACCGCAGGCTGCCTATTCACAGCCTATTGAAAATTTATCTCCTGGTGTTCCTCTAGCTCCTGCAGTGCAAGGttttcatttcctttctaaTGTGCCTGCTCCTGGTCTGCAGTTTCCTCTAACATCTGATCATCAGCAGCAATTCTTTCTTGATGCACAATCTCGTATTCCTTACCTACATTCTCAACAGCTAAACCAGAATCAAATTAGTTGGAGGAACATGGAAGAGGAGCAATACTATAGGATGCAGCAGCGATATGTGTACTTGCAGCAGCTTCATGATCAGCGGTTGGAAGCTCAGCATCTGGTTCAAGGGAATGGGAATATTGCAAGCAGGCTCACGTGTCCAACCCCGAGGTACCCCCATTTTGAGGTACCAATCTCTAATCGGCTTGAACAATCTAATCAAGAACGAATATGGAACAATTATGTGGTTCCCAGGGGTCCACACCAATCAAATCCTGCTCTTTCGTACACAGATTTTAATGGGATTCAAGTTCTTGACAAAGTGGGAAAGCAGAGTTTTCCTGAGAAGATTCTAACAAGATCACATGGGATGAACACACTTAAAGCTGTGAAGTTCGGTGCTATTGGAACAGATGAACCACTTACTCATGTTAGCCAGAATGGCAAAGCTCTCCCAAATGGTCATTTCCGGCATGCCTTATCTACTCAAAATACTGGATGCTTTCAATTGGATAGTTTGAACACATGGG GAAGAATTTATCTAATGGCTAAGGACCAGCATGGTTGCCGCTTCTTGCAAAGAAAGTTTTCTGAAGGCGCCCAAAAAGATGTCGAAAATATTTTTTCTGAGATCATTGATCACATTGTTGAGCTCATGACAGACCCTTTTGGGAATTACCTCATTCAGAAGCTGCTTGAAGTGTGTGATGAGGATCAGCAAATGCAAATTCTTCATTCAATCACTAAAAAGCCAGGGGAACTTGTTAGGATTTCATGTGACATGCATGg GACTCGGGCTGTTCAAAAGGTTATTGAAACCCTCAAAATTGCAGAGCAGTTTTCCATGGTTGTTTCATCGCTAAAGCCAGGGATAGTGACTTTGATAAAGAACACAAATGGAAATCACGTTGCACAGCGCTGCTTACAGTATTTAACGCCTGAATATCGCGAG TTTCTTTTTGCAGCTGCAACTACTAACTGTGTAGAGCTTGCAACTGACCGCCATGGTTGTTGTGTGCTACAAAAATGCCTTAACCACTCGGATGCTGAACAAAGAAACCGATTAATCTGCGAGATTACTTCAAATGCACTAATCCTTTCTCAAGATCCATTTGG GAACTATGTTGTGCAATTTGTCTTTGAACTTCAGCTTCCGTGGGCAACTGTACATATTCTTGACCAGTTGGAGGGTAATTATGGGGATTTGTCGGTGCAGAAGTATAGCAGTAATGTGGTTGAGAAAAGCCTGAAATATGCAGATGAAGAGCGTCGCACACGCATTATTCAGGAGCTGATAGAAAATCCGCGCTTGGATCAAGTCATGCAAGACCCTTATGGAAATTATGTTGTCCAAGCAGCTCTTAGTCAATCAAAG CGATGGGGTTTTTCTATGCTTGTCCTTCTGAAATTCTCTTTGCTGTTTGAGCAGGGAATCCTTCATTCTAAATTGGTGGATGCAATAAAACCTCATGTGTCAGTTCTTCGGACCAGTCCTTATGGGAAGAAAATCCTCTCTAGCAACATTTTGAAGAAATAA
- the LOC103415437 gene encoding pumilio homolog 12-like isoform X1, producing the protein MEEGRTELEFDEFEKLLGEIPNATSGNTHSDESGTKNASLSPICVNSCKGPLSEKLHNNGRIDGGRNSANKIQKSPVKRVQQDVTNLPDDQSLTSALTGLSFDGAVNMEAGSHVENSKSLQNYSFSMNGQIANSLKTQVSNMDTQVMVVPSFQAPNNIPCGFYEFDAINAGQESSNMLKFNFEELKKPQAAYSQPIENLSPGVPLAPAVQGFHFLSNVPAPGLQFPLTSDHQQQFFLDAQSRIPYLHSQQLNQNQISWRNMEEEQYYRMQQRYVYLQQLHDQRLEAQHLVQGNGNIASRLTCPTPRYPHFEVPISNRLEQSNQERIWNNYVVPRGPHQSNPALSYTDFNGIQVLDKVGKQSFPEKILTRSHGMNTLKAVKFGAIGTDEPLTHVSQNGKALPNGHFRHALSTQNTGCFQLDSLNTWGMFPSLMHLKNTDMKVLPQKYTDLKTVPQKYNSMDEITGRIYLMAKDQHGCRFLQRKFSEGAQKDVENIFSEIIDHIVELMTDPFGNYLIQKLLEVCDEDQQMQILHSITKKPGELVRISCDMHGTRAVQKVIETLKIAEQFSMVVSSLKPGIVTLIKNTNGNHVAQRCLQYLTPEYREFLFAAATTNCVELATDRHGCCVLQKCLNHSDAEQRNRLICEITSNALILSQDPFGNYVVQFVFELQLPWATVHILDQLEGNYGDLSVQKYSSNVVEKSLKYADEERRTRIIQELIENPRLDQVMQDPYGNYVVQAALSQSKRWGFSMLVLLKFSLLFEQGILHSKLVDAIKPHVSVLRTSPYGKKILSSNILKK; encoded by the exons atggaagaaggaagaactgAACTAGAGTTTGATGAATTTGAGAAGCTTCTTGGTGAGATACCAAATGCTACTTCTGGGAACACACATTCTGATGAATCTGGAACAAAGAACGCGTCATTGTCTCCCATCTGTGTGAACTCCTGCAAGGGGCCATTGAGTGAAAAACTCCATAACAATGGGAGGATAGATGGGGGGAGGAACTCGGCAAATAAAATTCAGAAATCACCTGTGAAAAGGGTTCAACAAGATGTAACAAATCTACCTGATGATCAATCCTTAACGTCTGCACTCACAGGACTGAGCTTCGATGGTGCAGTGAATATGGAAGCTGGGAGTCATGTCGAAAATAGTAAATCCTTGCAGAACTACTCCTTTTCAATGAATGGCCAAATCGCAAACAGCTTAAAGACACAGGTTTCAAATATGGATACGCAGGTCATGGTTGTTCCCTCTTTCCAAGCACCAAATAACATACCTTGTGGATTTTATGAGTTTGATGCGATAAATGCAGGCCAAGAAAGTTCAAATATGTTAAAGTTCAATTTTGAAGAGCTTAAGAAACCGCAGGCTGCCTATTCACAGCCTATTGAAAATTTATCTCCTGGTGTTCCTCTAGCTCCTGCAGTGCAAGGttttcatttcctttctaaTGTGCCTGCTCCTGGTCTGCAGTTTCCTCTAACATCTGATCATCAGCAGCAATTCTTTCTTGATGCACAATCTCGTATTCCTTACCTACATTCTCAACAGCTAAACCAGAATCAAATTAGTTGGAGGAACATGGAAGAGGAGCAATACTATAGGATGCAGCAGCGATATGTGTACTTGCAGCAGCTTCATGATCAGCGGTTGGAAGCTCAGCATCTGGTTCAAGGGAATGGGAATATTGCAAGCAGGCTCACGTGTCCAACCCCGAGGTACCCCCATTTTGAGGTACCAATCTCTAATCGGCTTGAACAATCTAATCAAGAACGAATATGGAACAATTATGTGGTTCCCAGGGGTCCACACCAATCAAATCCTGCTCTTTCGTACACAGATTTTAATGGGATTCAAGTTCTTGACAAAGTGGGAAAGCAGAGTTTTCCTGAGAAGATTCTAACAAGATCACATGGGATGAACACACTTAAAGCTGTGAAGTTCGGTGCTATTGGAACAGATGAACCACTTACTCATGTTAGCCAGAATGGCAAAGCTCTCCCAAATGGTCATTTCCGGCATGCCTTATCTACTCAAAATACTGGATGCTTTCAATTGGATAGTTTGAACACATGGGGTATGTTCCCTAGTTTAATGCATCTTAAGAATACAGATATGAAGGTGCTACCTCAGAAATATACTGATCTGAAGACAGTGCCTCAGAAATATAACTCCATGGATGAAATCACAGGAAGAATTTATCTAATGGCTAAGGACCAGCATGGTTGCCGCTTCTTGCAAAGAAAGTTTTCTGAAGGCGCCCAAAAAGATGTCGAAAATATTTTTTCTGAGATCATTGATCACATTGTTGAGCTCATGACAGACCCTTTTGGGAATTACCTCATTCAGAAGCTGCTTGAAGTGTGTGATGAGGATCAGCAAATGCAAATTCTTCATTCAATCACTAAAAAGCCAGGGGAACTTGTTAGGATTTCATGTGACATGCATGg GACTCGGGCTGTTCAAAAGGTTATTGAAACCCTCAAAATTGCAGAGCAGTTTTCCATGGTTGTTTCATCGCTAAAGCCAGGGATAGTGACTTTGATAAAGAACACAAATGGAAATCACGTTGCACAGCGCTGCTTACAGTATTTAACGCCTGAATATCGCGAG TTTCTTTTTGCAGCTGCAACTACTAACTGTGTAGAGCTTGCAACTGACCGCCATGGTTGTTGTGTGCTACAAAAATGCCTTAACCACTCGGATGCTGAACAAAGAAACCGATTAATCTGCGAGATTACTTCAAATGCACTAATCCTTTCTCAAGATCCATTTGG GAACTATGTTGTGCAATTTGTCTTTGAACTTCAGCTTCCGTGGGCAACTGTACATATTCTTGACCAGTTGGAGGGTAATTATGGGGATTTGTCGGTGCAGAAGTATAGCAGTAATGTGGTTGAGAAAAGCCTGAAATATGCAGATGAAGAGCGTCGCACACGCATTATTCAGGAGCTGATAGAAAATCCGCGCTTGGATCAAGTCATGCAAGACCCTTATGGAAATTATGTTGTCCAAGCAGCTCTTAGTCAATCAAAG CGATGGGGTTTTTCTATGCTTGTCCTTCTGAAATTCTCTTTGCTGTTTGAGCAGGGAATCCTTCATTCTAAATTGGTGGATGCAATAAAACCTCATGTGTCAGTTCTTCGGACCAGTCCTTATGGGAAGAAAATCCTCTCTAGCAACATTTTGAAGAAATAA
- the LOC103415437 gene encoding pumilio homolog 12-like isoform X4, with translation MEEGRTELEFDEFEKLLGEIPNATSGNTHSDESGTKNASLSPICVNSCKGPLSEKLHNNGRIDGGRNSANKIQKSPVKRVQQDVTNLPDDQSLTSALTGLSFDGAVNMEAGSHVENSKSLQNYSFSMNGQIANSLKTQVSNMDTQVMVVPSFQAPNNIPCGFYEFDAINAGQESSNMLKFNFEELKKPQAAYSQPIENLSPGVPLAPAVQGFHFLSNVPAPGLQFPLTSDHQQQFFLDAQSRIPYLHSQQLNQNQISWRNMEEEQYYRMQQRYVYLQQLHDQRLEAQHLVQGNGNIASRLTCPTPRYPHFEVPISNRLEQSNQERIWNNYVVPRGPHQSNPALSYTDFNGIQVLDKVGKQSFPEKILTRSHGMNTLKAVKFGAIGTDEPLTHVSQNGKALPNGHFRHALSTQNTGCFQLDSLNTWGRIYLMAKDQHGCRFLQRKFSEGAQKDVENIFSEIIDHIVELMTDPFGNYLIQKLLEVCDEDQQMQILHSITKKPGELVRISCDMHGTRAVQKVIETLKIAEQFSMVVSSLKPGIVTLIKNTNGNHVAQRCLQYLTPEYREFLFAAATTNCVELATDRHGCCVLQKCLNHSDAEQRNRLICEITSNALILSQDPFGNYVVQFVFELQLPWATVHILDQLEGNYGDLSVQKYSSNVVEKSLKYADEERRTRIIQELIENPRLDQVMQDPYGNYVVQAALSQSKGILHSKLVDAIKPHVSVLRTSPYGKKILSSNILKK, from the exons atggaagaaggaagaactgAACTAGAGTTTGATGAATTTGAGAAGCTTCTTGGTGAGATACCAAATGCTACTTCTGGGAACACACATTCTGATGAATCTGGAACAAAGAACGCGTCATTGTCTCCCATCTGTGTGAACTCCTGCAAGGGGCCATTGAGTGAAAAACTCCATAACAATGGGAGGATAGATGGGGGGAGGAACTCGGCAAATAAAATTCAGAAATCACCTGTGAAAAGGGTTCAACAAGATGTAACAAATCTACCTGATGATCAATCCTTAACGTCTGCACTCACAGGACTGAGCTTCGATGGTGCAGTGAATATGGAAGCTGGGAGTCATGTCGAAAATAGTAAATCCTTGCAGAACTACTCCTTTTCAATGAATGGCCAAATCGCAAACAGCTTAAAGACACAGGTTTCAAATATGGATACGCAGGTCATGGTTGTTCCCTCTTTCCAAGCACCAAATAACATACCTTGTGGATTTTATGAGTTTGATGCGATAAATGCAGGCCAAGAAAGTTCAAATATGTTAAAGTTCAATTTTGAAGAGCTTAAGAAACCGCAGGCTGCCTATTCACAGCCTATTGAAAATTTATCTCCTGGTGTTCCTCTAGCTCCTGCAGTGCAAGGttttcatttcctttctaaTGTGCCTGCTCCTGGTCTGCAGTTTCCTCTAACATCTGATCATCAGCAGCAATTCTTTCTTGATGCACAATCTCGTATTCCTTACCTACATTCTCAACAGCTAAACCAGAATCAAATTAGTTGGAGGAACATGGAAGAGGAGCAATACTATAGGATGCAGCAGCGATATGTGTACTTGCAGCAGCTTCATGATCAGCGGTTGGAAGCTCAGCATCTGGTTCAAGGGAATGGGAATATTGCAAGCAGGCTCACGTGTCCAACCCCGAGGTACCCCCATTTTGAGGTACCAATCTCTAATCGGCTTGAACAATCTAATCAAGAACGAATATGGAACAATTATGTGGTTCCCAGGGGTCCACACCAATCAAATCCTGCTCTTTCGTACACAGATTTTAATGGGATTCAAGTTCTTGACAAAGTGGGAAAGCAGAGTTTTCCTGAGAAGATTCTAACAAGATCACATGGGATGAACACACTTAAAGCTGTGAAGTTCGGTGCTATTGGAACAGATGAACCACTTACTCATGTTAGCCAGAATGGCAAAGCTCTCCCAAATGGTCATTTCCGGCATGCCTTATCTACTCAAAATACTGGATGCTTTCAATTGGATAGTTTGAACACATGGG GAAGAATTTATCTAATGGCTAAGGACCAGCATGGTTGCCGCTTCTTGCAAAGAAAGTTTTCTGAAGGCGCCCAAAAAGATGTCGAAAATATTTTTTCTGAGATCATTGATCACATTGTTGAGCTCATGACAGACCCTTTTGGGAATTACCTCATTCAGAAGCTGCTTGAAGTGTGTGATGAGGATCAGCAAATGCAAATTCTTCATTCAATCACTAAAAAGCCAGGGGAACTTGTTAGGATTTCATGTGACATGCATGg GACTCGGGCTGTTCAAAAGGTTATTGAAACCCTCAAAATTGCAGAGCAGTTTTCCATGGTTGTTTCATCGCTAAAGCCAGGGATAGTGACTTTGATAAAGAACACAAATGGAAATCACGTTGCACAGCGCTGCTTACAGTATTTAACGCCTGAATATCGCGAG TTTCTTTTTGCAGCTGCAACTACTAACTGTGTAGAGCTTGCAACTGACCGCCATGGTTGTTGTGTGCTACAAAAATGCCTTAACCACTCGGATGCTGAACAAAGAAACCGATTAATCTGCGAGATTACTTCAAATGCACTAATCCTTTCTCAAGATCCATTTGG GAACTATGTTGTGCAATTTGTCTTTGAACTTCAGCTTCCGTGGGCAACTGTACATATTCTTGACCAGTTGGAGGGTAATTATGGGGATTTGTCGGTGCAGAAGTATAGCAGTAATGTGGTTGAGAAAAGCCTGAAATATGCAGATGAAGAGCGTCGCACACGCATTATTCAGGAGCTGATAGAAAATCCGCGCTTGGATCAAGTCATGCAAGACCCTTATGGAAATTATGTTGTCCAAGCAGCTCTTAGTCAATCAAAG GGAATCCTTCATTCTAAATTGGTGGATGCAATAAAACCTCATGTGTCAGTTCTTCGGACCAGTCCTTATGGGAAGAAAATCCTCTCTAGCAACATTTTGAAGAAATAA
- the LOC103415437 gene encoding pumilio homolog 12-like isoform X2: MEEGRTELEFDEFEKLLGEIPNATSGNTHSDESGTKNASLSPICVNSCKGPLSEKLHNNGRIDGGRNSANKIQKSPVKRVQQDVTNLPDDQSLTSALTGLSFDGAVNMEAGSHVENSKSLQNYSFSMNGQIANSLKTQVSNMDTQVMVVPSFQAPNNIPCGFYEFDAINAGQESSNMLKFNFEELKKPQAAYSQPIENLSPGVPLAPAVQGFHFLSNVPAPGLQFPLTSDHQQQFFLDAQSRIPYLHSQQLNQNQISWRNMEEEQYYRMQQRYVYLQQLHDQRLEAQHLVQGNGNIASRLTCPTPRYPHFEVPISNRLEQSNQERIWNNYVVPRGPHQSNPALSYTDFNGIQVLDKVGKQSFPEKILTRSHGMNTLKAVKFGAIGTDEPLTHVSQNGKALPNGHFRHALSTQNTGCFQLDSLNTWGMFPSLMHLKNTDMKVLPQKYTDLKTVPQKYNSMDEITGRIYLMAKDQHGCRFLQRKFSEGAQKDVENIFSEIIDHIVELMTDPFGNYLIQKLLEVCDEDQQMQILHSITKKPGELVRISCDMHGTRAVQKVIETLKIAEQFSMVVSSLKPGIVTLIKNTNGNHVAQRCLQYLTPEYREFLFAAATTNCVELATDRHGCCVLQKCLNHSDAEQRNRLICEITSNALILSQDPFGNYVVQFVFELQLPWATVHILDQLEGNYGDLSVQKYSSNVVEKSLKYADEERRTRIIQELIENPRLDQVMQDPYGNYVVQAALSQSKGILHSKLVDAIKPHVSVLRTSPYGKKILSSNILKK; this comes from the exons atggaagaaggaagaactgAACTAGAGTTTGATGAATTTGAGAAGCTTCTTGGTGAGATACCAAATGCTACTTCTGGGAACACACATTCTGATGAATCTGGAACAAAGAACGCGTCATTGTCTCCCATCTGTGTGAACTCCTGCAAGGGGCCATTGAGTGAAAAACTCCATAACAATGGGAGGATAGATGGGGGGAGGAACTCGGCAAATAAAATTCAGAAATCACCTGTGAAAAGGGTTCAACAAGATGTAACAAATCTACCTGATGATCAATCCTTAACGTCTGCACTCACAGGACTGAGCTTCGATGGTGCAGTGAATATGGAAGCTGGGAGTCATGTCGAAAATAGTAAATCCTTGCAGAACTACTCCTTTTCAATGAATGGCCAAATCGCAAACAGCTTAAAGACACAGGTTTCAAATATGGATACGCAGGTCATGGTTGTTCCCTCTTTCCAAGCACCAAATAACATACCTTGTGGATTTTATGAGTTTGATGCGATAAATGCAGGCCAAGAAAGTTCAAATATGTTAAAGTTCAATTTTGAAGAGCTTAAGAAACCGCAGGCTGCCTATTCACAGCCTATTGAAAATTTATCTCCTGGTGTTCCTCTAGCTCCTGCAGTGCAAGGttttcatttcctttctaaTGTGCCTGCTCCTGGTCTGCAGTTTCCTCTAACATCTGATCATCAGCAGCAATTCTTTCTTGATGCACAATCTCGTATTCCTTACCTACATTCTCAACAGCTAAACCAGAATCAAATTAGTTGGAGGAACATGGAAGAGGAGCAATACTATAGGATGCAGCAGCGATATGTGTACTTGCAGCAGCTTCATGATCAGCGGTTGGAAGCTCAGCATCTGGTTCAAGGGAATGGGAATATTGCAAGCAGGCTCACGTGTCCAACCCCGAGGTACCCCCATTTTGAGGTACCAATCTCTAATCGGCTTGAACAATCTAATCAAGAACGAATATGGAACAATTATGTGGTTCCCAGGGGTCCACACCAATCAAATCCTGCTCTTTCGTACACAGATTTTAATGGGATTCAAGTTCTTGACAAAGTGGGAAAGCAGAGTTTTCCTGAGAAGATTCTAACAAGATCACATGGGATGAACACACTTAAAGCTGTGAAGTTCGGTGCTATTGGAACAGATGAACCACTTACTCATGTTAGCCAGAATGGCAAAGCTCTCCCAAATGGTCATTTCCGGCATGCCTTATCTACTCAAAATACTGGATGCTTTCAATTGGATAGTTTGAACACATGGGGTATGTTCCCTAGTTTAATGCATCTTAAGAATACAGATATGAAGGTGCTACCTCAGAAATATACTGATCTGAAGACAGTGCCTCAGAAATATAACTCCATGGATGAAATCACAGGAAGAATTTATCTAATGGCTAAGGACCAGCATGGTTGCCGCTTCTTGCAAAGAAAGTTTTCTGAAGGCGCCCAAAAAGATGTCGAAAATATTTTTTCTGAGATCATTGATCACATTGTTGAGCTCATGACAGACCCTTTTGGGAATTACCTCATTCAGAAGCTGCTTGAAGTGTGTGATGAGGATCAGCAAATGCAAATTCTTCATTCAATCACTAAAAAGCCAGGGGAACTTGTTAGGATTTCATGTGACATGCATGg GACTCGGGCTGTTCAAAAGGTTATTGAAACCCTCAAAATTGCAGAGCAGTTTTCCATGGTTGTTTCATCGCTAAAGCCAGGGATAGTGACTTTGATAAAGAACACAAATGGAAATCACGTTGCACAGCGCTGCTTACAGTATTTAACGCCTGAATATCGCGAG TTTCTTTTTGCAGCTGCAACTACTAACTGTGTAGAGCTTGCAACTGACCGCCATGGTTGTTGTGTGCTACAAAAATGCCTTAACCACTCGGATGCTGAACAAAGAAACCGATTAATCTGCGAGATTACTTCAAATGCACTAATCCTTTCTCAAGATCCATTTGG GAACTATGTTGTGCAATTTGTCTTTGAACTTCAGCTTCCGTGGGCAACTGTACATATTCTTGACCAGTTGGAGGGTAATTATGGGGATTTGTCGGTGCAGAAGTATAGCAGTAATGTGGTTGAGAAAAGCCTGAAATATGCAGATGAAGAGCGTCGCACACGCATTATTCAGGAGCTGATAGAAAATCCGCGCTTGGATCAAGTCATGCAAGACCCTTATGGAAATTATGTTGTCCAAGCAGCTCTTAGTCAATCAAAG GGAATCCTTCATTCTAAATTGGTGGATGCAATAAAACCTCATGTGTCAGTTCTTCGGACCAGTCCTTATGGGAAGAAAATCCTCTCTAGCAACATTTTGAAGAAATAA